A DNA window from Streptomyces sp. 71268 contains the following coding sequences:
- a CDS encoding GNAT family protein yields MLSVKPVPRILEGRTVRLEPLTLDHVPDLFRAGGGDEEVWRWLNHPMPRTEAELREIVAGQLADEAKEAILWAAVLRETGRAVGQTSYLDISVRDERLEIGGTWYGRQVWRTAVNTEAKLLLLTHAFEELGVGRVQWKTHHLNARSQEAIARLGAHREGLLRRHMAMPDGTWRDSVYYSMLADEWPPARDRLKRRLAAGGQAEADAAGVGSPGSMSAEHGSHAAA; encoded by the coding sequence ATGCTCTCCGTGAAGCCCGTCCCCAGGATTCTTGAGGGTCGCACCGTGCGGCTGGAGCCGCTGACCCTCGACCACGTGCCGGATCTCTTCCGCGCCGGCGGCGGTGACGAGGAGGTCTGGCGCTGGCTCAACCACCCCATGCCGCGCACGGAGGCCGAGCTGCGCGAGATCGTCGCGGGGCAGCTCGCCGACGAGGCCAAGGAAGCCATTTTGTGGGCGGCCGTGTTGCGCGAGACGGGGCGCGCCGTCGGCCAGACGTCCTACCTCGACATCAGCGTGCGCGACGAGCGGCTGGAGATAGGCGGCACCTGGTACGGCCGACAGGTCTGGCGCACGGCGGTGAACACCGAGGCCAAGCTGCTCCTGCTCACCCACGCCTTCGAGGAGTTGGGCGTCGGCCGCGTGCAGTGGAAGACCCATCACCTCAACGCGCGTTCCCAGGAGGCGATAGCCCGCCTCGGCGCCCACCGCGAGGGCCTGCTCCGCCGCCACATGGCCATGCCGGACGGCACCTGGCGGGACAGCGTGTACTACTCGATGCTCGCCGACGAGTGGCCGCCGGCCCGGGACCGACTGAAGCGCCGCCTGGCGGCAGGCGGGCAGGCGGAGGCCGACGCGGCGGGCGTTGGTTCACCCGGCAGCATGTCGGCGGAGCACGGCTCCCACGCTGCCGCGTAG
- a CDS encoding serine hydrolase domain-containing protein produces the protein MNPRIKAPRVRLTAAVALTATMAGLAASAPAIAADDSRAPSSQQATSTGIAEPGAGTGTTSSDTAGTNEATRKPLTQGQLRRAVERTLREAGYVNVSVDVRDGTRHTTARAGEAKLNTGRPVPAGASFRGGSTTKSFVAVVVLQLVAEGELSLDDTVHDWLPGLITGNGNDGRRITIRHLLQHTSGLYNYDRTEDTGNTAADFERTRLEHLEPEQLIAGALRHKPDFDPADPDDPTPNWNYSNPGYVLLGMIIEKVTGRPWGEEVRQRIVKPLGLKGTYAPGDDPYLRGPHAHIYQQFPGSQRLTDTTVRNMSWGDAAGALVTTERDLDRFYTALLTGDLLPAEQLREMREVVPVSADFDQVMPGLRYGLGLMRQPLACGGYRWGHGGDVEGGTVRTGFTADGKRGVVIAASGKASDDAWLMKAERSLQSLLDQTLCGTRR, from the coding sequence ATGAACCCACGCATCAAAGCGCCCCGCGTACGCCTGACCGCCGCCGTCGCGCTGACCGCGACGATGGCCGGACTCGCGGCCTCCGCGCCCGCGATCGCCGCCGACGACTCCCGCGCACCGTCCTCCCAACAGGCCACCAGCACGGGGATCGCGGAGCCCGGAGCGGGCACGGGAACCACCTCGTCCGACACCGCCGGCACCAACGAGGCGACGCGCAAGCCGCTCACCCAGGGACAACTGCGACGGGCCGTGGAGCGCACGCTGCGCGAGGCCGGGTACGTCAACGTGTCGGTGGACGTACGCGACGGCACCCGGCACACCACCGCCCGGGCCGGCGAGGCGAAGCTGAACACGGGCCGCCCCGTGCCGGCCGGGGCCTCCTTCCGTGGCGGGAGCACCACCAAGTCGTTCGTCGCCGTGGTCGTCCTGCAACTCGTCGCCGAGGGCGAGCTGTCACTCGACGACACCGTCCACGACTGGCTGCCCGGCCTGATCACCGGGAACGGCAACGACGGCCGGCGCATCACCATCCGACACCTGCTCCAGCACACCAGCGGTCTGTACAACTACGACCGCACCGAGGACACCGGGAACACCGCCGCCGACTTCGAGCGGACGAGGTTGGAGCACCTGGAGCCGGAGCAGCTCATCGCCGGCGCCCTGCGCCACAAGCCGGACTTCGACCCGGCCGACCCCGACGACCCCACGCCCAACTGGAACTACTCCAACCCCGGTTACGTGCTCCTCGGAATGATCATCGAGAAGGTCACGGGGCGGCCGTGGGGCGAGGAGGTCAGGCAGCGGATCGTGAAGCCGCTCGGCCTGAAGGGCACCTACGCACCCGGCGACGACCCGTACCTGCGGGGCCCGCACGCTCACATCTACCAGCAGTTCCCCGGCTCGCAGCGACTCACGGACACCACGGTGCGCAACATGTCGTGGGGCGACGCGGCGGGCGCGCTGGTGACCACCGAACGCGACCTGGACCGCTTCTACACCGCTTTGCTGACCGGCGACCTGCTGCCGGCCGAGCAGCTCAGGGAGATGCGCGAGGTCGTCCCCGTGTCGGCGGACTTCGACCAGGTCATGCCGGGGCTGCGGTACGGGCTCGGGCTGATGCGCCAGCCGCTGGCCTGCGGCGGGTACCGCTGGGGTCACGGCGGCGACGTCGAGGGCGGCACCGTACGCACCGGCTTCACCGCCGACGGCAAGCGCGGCGTGGTGATCGCGGCCAGCGGCAAGGCGTCCGACGACGCGTGGCTGATGAAGGCCGAGCGCTCCCTCCAGAGCCTGCTCGACCAGACCCTGTGCGGCACGCGGCGCTGA
- a CDS encoding sigma-70 family RNA polymerase sigma factor, whose amino-acid sequence MTVTPIQAAVANEALAAAETVAEGEVTEVTETTAGDGATDEAVTERFLRLRRLLFSVIYNMLGSVADTEDALQEVWLAWAARHRAPTAGPVVNDRAYLVRAAVHQALARRADLRRRQETYVGCWLPEPLFVTEDDASGPVERAEAVSMALLVVLETLSPLERAVFVLHEVFGFGHPEIADALDRSPAAVRQLAVRARRHVHARHPRHRPEPGRQAEATARFAEAALGGDLQALLRVLAPDVTLWTDGGGKGPAVSARPVRGRERVVALFLAIAGALPPNPPRLRPCRAAGDPCVLVVTDAGPLAVLIVDLAPDDGRITAVYSITNPDKLIGARGL is encoded by the coding sequence ATGACGGTGACCCCGATCCAGGCGGCCGTGGCGAACGAGGCGTTGGCGGCGGCCGAAACGGTGGCAGAGGGGGAAGTGACGGAGGTGACGGAGACGACGGCGGGGGACGGGGCGACCGACGAGGCCGTGACCGAACGGTTCCTGCGCCTGCGGCGCCTGCTGTTCTCGGTGATCTACAACATGCTGGGCAGCGTCGCCGACACGGAGGACGCCCTCCAGGAGGTGTGGCTCGCCTGGGCCGCCCGACACCGGGCGCCGACCGCCGGGCCCGTCGTCAACGACCGGGCCTACCTGGTGCGCGCGGCGGTGCACCAGGCGTTGGCCCGCCGCGCCGACCTGCGGCGCCGCCAGGAGACGTACGTGGGGTGCTGGCTGCCGGAGCCGCTGTTCGTGACCGAGGACGACGCCAGCGGACCCGTCGAACGCGCCGAGGCCGTGTCGATGGCGCTGCTGGTGGTCCTGGAGACGCTGTCGCCGTTGGAGCGGGCGGTGTTCGTACTGCACGAGGTCTTCGGTTTCGGCCACCCGGAGATCGCGGACGCCCTCGACCGGTCCCCCGCGGCGGTGCGCCAACTCGCGGTCCGTGCGCGCCGCCACGTCCACGCGCGCCACCCCCGCCACCGGCCCGAACCCGGCCGTCAGGCCGAGGCGACGGCGCGGTTCGCCGAGGCCGCTCTCGGCGGCGACCTCCAGGCGCTGCTGCGGGTCCTGGCGCCGGACGTCACGCTGTGGACCGACGGCGGGGGCAAGGGACCCGCGGTCAGCGCCCGGCCCGTACGCGGCCGCGAACGGGTGGTGGCGCTGTTCCTGGCGATCGCCGGCGCGCTGCCCCCGAACCCGCCGCGCCTGCGCCCGTGTCGGGCGGCCGGCGACCCGTGCGTGCTCGTCGTCACCGACGCCGGCCCGCTCGCCGTGCTCATCGTGGACCTCGCGCCTGACGACGGCCGGATCACCGCCGTTTACTCCATAACGAACCCCGACAAACTCATCGGGGCACGTGGGCTGTAG
- a CDS encoding amidohydrolase family protein, which produces MRTLIRDVTVFDGERTTAHVTVELTNGLITSVRPERAGATDARSAAPADTPTAAPAGTPATAPGADAVDEDAVDGAVEEVDGRGKTLLPGLIDAHTHVFDGSLSQALRYGVTTELDMFCLPHVLPGQRRLAADRDDVADLRSAGTLATVPGGHPTQLLPHLPGVPDGPVAIDVIDDPARATEFVRARQAEGADYLKIVIDDGSVHGTDLPAMTPELATALTSAAHAVGLRVIAHAITGAEVVTALDAGVDGLAHVWTDLAPGDPASRRLAERVRSAGVFTVTTLAYFEAITERGSRAPVCARPGSLGNAVGAVRALREAGAPLLAGTDATPYDPGHGSGMHRELLLLRRAGLSPRAALAAATSLPARHFALTDRGRIAPGLRADLVLVEGDPTRDIATITALTDVWRRGVRHAHPAP; this is translated from the coding sequence ATGCGCACACTGATCCGCGATGTCACGGTCTTCGACGGCGAGCGCACCACCGCGCACGTCACCGTGGAGCTGACGAACGGTCTGATCACCTCCGTACGACCGGAACGGGCGGGCGCGACCGACGCGCGGTCTGCCGCACCGGCCGACACCCCGACCGCCGCGCCGGCCGGCACCCCGGCCACCGCACCCGGCGCCGACGCGGTCGACGAAGACGCCGTCGACGGGGCCGTCGAGGAGGTCGACGGCCGGGGAAAGACCCTGCTGCCGGGGCTGATCGACGCGCACACCCACGTCTTCGACGGCAGCCTGAGCCAGGCGCTGCGGTACGGGGTCACCACCGAACTCGACATGTTCTGCCTGCCGCACGTGCTGCCCGGCCAGCGGCGGTTGGCCGCCGACCGGGACGACGTGGCCGACCTGCGTAGCGCGGGCACGCTGGCGACGGTCCCCGGCGGTCACCCGACGCAACTGCTGCCGCACCTGCCCGGGGTCCCCGACGGGCCGGTGGCCATCGACGTCATCGACGACCCGGCCCGGGCGACGGAGTTCGTACGGGCCCGACAGGCCGAGGGGGCCGACTACCTCAAGATCGTCATCGATGACGGCTCCGTGCACGGCACCGACCTGCCGGCCATGACGCCGGAGCTGGCCACGGCGCTCACCTCGGCGGCGCACGCCGTCGGGCTGCGGGTCATCGCGCACGCCATCACCGGGGCCGAGGTGGTGACGGCCCTCGACGCCGGCGTGGACGGCCTGGCCCACGTGTGGACCGACCTCGCGCCGGGCGACCCGGCCTCGCGGCGGCTGGCCGAACGGGTCCGCTCGGCGGGGGTCTTCACCGTCACCACGCTCGCCTACTTCGAGGCGATCACCGAACGGGGAAGCCGGGCCCCGGTCTGCGCCCGCCCGGGCAGCCTCGGCAACGCCGTGGGCGCCGTACGGGCCCTGCGCGAGGCCGGGGCCCCTCTGCTCGCCGGGACCGACGCGACCCCGTACGATCCGGGCCACGGCAGCGGCATGCACCGCGAGCTGCTCCTGCTCCGCCGGGCCGGCCTGAGCCCCCGCGCGGCGCTGGCCGCCGCGACCAGCCTGCCCGCGCGCCACTTCGCCCTGACCGACCGCGGCCGGATCGCCCCCGGCCTCCGCGCCGACCTGGTGCTCGTGGAGGGCGACCCCACCCGGGACATCGCCACGATCACCGCCCTCACCGACGTCTGGCGCCGTGGCGTACGCCACGCACACCCCGCGCCCTGA